In Quercus robur chromosome 10, dhQueRobu3.1, whole genome shotgun sequence, a genomic segment contains:
- the LOC126703878 gene encoding uncharacterized protein LOC126703878 — translation MRLLCWNSQGLGNPWTGHRLRKIVREQAPTVCFLMETRLDRDGFESLYGNLSYQNKVIVKHPDSGGGLAFLWKNSITLEVINYSHGDKNTKFFHSKASQRRRKNHIRGIKNSQGQGVEELKEVVAAASDYFENLFQARACDRMEEGLDAVPQMVIEEMQETLFGEFTAREVRVALFQMGPTKAPRPDGMNALFFQKFWHIMGDDVVMAVLDFLNNGQMLPEINHTNIVLIPKVKNPEKNIMSKVLANRLKQVLPFIVSPTQSAFVLGILITDNVLVAYETLHTMHARKKGKKGSLALKLDASKAYDRVEWQFLKGIMEKMGFPALWIERVMSCVTTPTFSILVKEGFTALLAKAEFEGRIKGVSICRRAPRITNLLFADDSLLFCQAIQNEGLNLEEAARLERFGVIKSRFWWGQVGDERKIHWKRWDKLSIPKKEGGMGFRDLRDFNLAILGSCWKVGNGSSISVVGDRWLPNHPTNKIMYPRHELVEDLAISDLIDPELHIWRRDMILGMFHREDAKAICRIPFSQRSIPDSIYCLHNRSGNFSVKSAYRLARQLQLHGDRAETSSGCAGKIIWLRIKNEDNCQLCTREVETTTHALWECVAVQDVWAGSISKLQKGPSVFRDTLQLMEFLVDRLTVEELELFWVQVWLIWNQQNCVVHGGKLKDPKCLNKRAEDFILEFREAQVQLTVARTKQIISDQWQPPLPNVYKLNFDAAVFSGLNRTGIGTIIRNDKGEVMAATSAVGPSAENSEEPKLMACRRSLEFAVDAGFSSLITEGDNANVIQAISTSLPNNSFLGCMVDDIRHLIHGLYWARTNQIRRGGNTVTHVLAQFARNLDEDLVWIEDSPPPAFAALFHGVSLL, via the exons ATGAGGCTGTTATGCTGGAACagccaagggcttgggaacccttggaCAGGTCATAGACTTCGCAAGATTGTGAGGGAACAAGCTCCCACAGTCTGTTTTCTGATGGAGACTAGACTGGATAGAGATGGTTTTGAAAGTTTATATGGTAATTTGTCGTATCAGAATAAAGTTATTGTCAAGCATCCTGATTCAGGCGGAGGATTGgcatttttgtggaaaaattCTATCACATTAGAGGTCATTAACTACTCT CATGGTGATAAAAATACTAAGTTCTTTCACTCCAAGGCTTCACAAAGGAGGAGAAAGAATCATATCCGGGGTATCAAAAATAGCCAAGGGCAAGGGGTAGAAGAATTAAAGGAGGTGGTGGCAGCAGCCTCTGATTATTTTGAAAACCTATTTCAGGCAAGAGCATGTGACCGGATGGAGGAGGGCTTGGATGCTGTTCCACAGATGGTGATTGAAGAAATGCAGGAGACTTTGTTTGGGGAGTTTACTGCAAGAGAAGTGAGGGTGGCCTTATTTCAGATGGGACCTACAAAAGCTCCTAGACCTGATGGTATGAATGcccttttctttcaaaaattctGGCACATAATGGGTGATGATGTTGTTATGgctgttttggattttttaaataatggtcAAATGTTACCTGAGATAAATCACACAAACATAGTTCTTATTCCGAAAGTGAAAAATCCtgaaaaaaat attatgTCAAAAGTTTTGGCAAACAGATTGAAACAGGTGCTTCCATTTATAGTCTCGCCCACCCAGAGTGCCTTTGTACTGGGGATATTGATTACAGATAATGTCTTGGTGGCATATGAAACACTACATACAATGCATGCTAGGAAGAAGGGGAAGAAAGGGTCTTTGGCATTAAAATTGGATGCTAGCAAAGCCTATGATCGTGTGGAGTGGCAGTTTCTTAAAGGGATTATGGAAAAGATGGGTTTCCCGGCATTGTGGATAGAGAgggtgatgagttgtgtcactACTCCAACTTTTTCTATTCTGGTGAAGG AAGGCTTTACGGCTCTGTTGGCAAAAGCAGAATTTGAAGGGAGGATTAAAGGGGTTTCCATATGTAGAAGGGCACCCAGAATTACCAACTTACTATTTGCTGATGATTCTCTATTGTTTTGTCAAGCTATACAGAATGAAGG aTTGAATCTGGAAGAAGCTGCAAGGTTGGAAAGGTTTGGTGTTATCAAGAGCCG ATTCTGGTGGGGTCAAGTAGGTGATGAAAGGAAAATCCACTGGAAGAGGTGGGATAAGCTGTCAATTCCAAAGAAGGAGGGTGGTATGGGTTTTCGGGACTTGAGAGATTTTAATTTAGCCAT ATTGGGTTCTTGTTGGAAGGTTGGTAATGGGTCTTCCATAAGTGTTGTAGGGGATAGGTGGCTTCCTAACCATCCCACAAATAAAATTATGTACCCAAGACATGAGCTGGTTGAAGATTTAGCAATATCAGATTTGATTGATCCGGAGTTACATATATGGAGAAGAGACATGATTTTGGGAATGTTTCATAGAGAAGATGCTAAAGCTATTTGTAGAATCCccttcagtcaaagatctattCCAGATTCAATTTATTGTCTGCACAACAGGAGCGGTAATTTTTCTGTTAAGTCTGCATATAGGCTTGCTAGACAGCTTCAACTTCATGGAGATAGGGCCGAGACTTCAAGTGGCTGTGCTGGGAAAATAATTTGGCTG agaataaaaaatgaagataatTGTCAACTGTGTACCAGAGAGGTGGAGACAACAACTCATGCTTTGTGGGAATGTGTTGCGGTGCAAGACGTATGGGCTGGTAGCATTTCGAAATTGCAGAAAGGACCCTCTGTTTTTCGAGATACACTTCAACTAATGGAGTTTCTAGTGGACAGGTTAACGGTTGAAGAGCTGGAGCTGTTCTGGGTGCAGGTGTGGCTTATTTGGAACCAGCAAAACTGTGTTGTGCATGGAGGTAAATTAAAGGATCCTAAATGCCTTAATAAGCGAGCAGAGGACTTTATTCTGGAATTTCGGGAAGCCCAGGTGCAGTTGACAGTGGCTCGGACTAAGCAAATTATTTCTGATCAGTGGCAACCTCCACTGCCGAATGTCTACAAGCTAAACTTTGATGCTGCTGTGTTTTCGGGGCTGAACAGAACAGGTATAGGTACTATTATTCGAAATGACAAGGGGGAGGTTATGGCTGCAACGTCTGCTGTCGGACCAagtgcagaaaacagtgaagaACCTAAGTTGATGGCCTGTAGAAGATCCTTGGAGTTTGCCGTTGATGCTGGGTTTTCAAGTTTGATAACTGAGGGTGATAATGCTAATGTCATTCAAGCCATTTCTACATCTCTCCCTAACAATTCTTTTCTTGGCTGCATGGTGGATGATATTCGCCATTTGATACATGGGTTATATTGGGCTAGGACTAATCAGATTAGGAGGGGAGGGAATACAGTGACACATGTTCTTGCCCAATTTGCTAGAAATTTAGATGAGGATTTAGTTTGGATTGAGGATTCTCCTCCACCCGCTTTCGCGGCTTTGTTTCATGGTGTTTCATTATTATAA